From the genome of Perca flavescens isolate YP-PL-M2 chromosome 12, PFLA_1.0, whole genome shotgun sequence, one region includes:
- the kdsr gene encoding 3-dehydrosphinganine reductase yields the protein MSSEEGLSSTITDWLFINSWWLLLPFIMLLVVAAFIVAFVLLLYMISPLISPKPLKLNGAHVVVTGGSSGIGKSIAVECYRQGAFITLVARDEAKLLQAKKEVEKFAINDKQVVLCISVDVSSDYSQVESVIKQAQEKLGPVDMLVNCAGLAISGKFEDVEVDRFKKLMEVNYLGSVYPTRAVITTMKERRMGRIMFVSSQAGQIGLFGYTAYSPSKFALRGLAESLQMEIKPYNIYVTVAYPPDTETPGLAEENKTKPLETKLISETSGVCQPDQVAKIIVRDAVQGNFNSSVGPDGYMLSALTCGMSPVTSITEGLQQIVTMGLFRTIALFYLGSFDSIVRRCMIQREQSKAADKRE from the exons ATGTCCTCTGAAGAAGGGTTGAGCTCAACGATCACAGATTGGCTTTTCATCAATTCCTGGTGGCTTCTTCTGCCATTCATCATGCTTCTTGTAGTTGCTGCCTTCATCGTTGCCTTTGTGTTGCTGTTATACATGATATCGCCTCTCATTAGTCCCAAACCTCTGAAACTGAACGGGGCCCATGTCGTG GTGACAGGAGGCTCAAGTGGGATTGGGAAATCCATTGCAGTTGAGTGCTACAGGCAAGGAGCATTCATCACTTTGGTGGCACGGGATGAG GCTAAATTGCTTCAAGCAAAGAAAGAGGTGGAGAAATTTGCCATCAATGACAAACAG GTGGTGCTCTGCATATCAGTGGATGTTTCCAGTGATTATAGCCAGGTGGAAAGTGTGATAAAACAG GCTCAAGAGAAGCTGGGTCCGGTTGATATGTTAGTGAACTGTGCTGGATTAGCCATTTCTGGAAAGTTTGAGGACGTGGAAGTGGACCGTTTTAAG AAACTGATGGAAGTAAACTACCTGGGCAGCGTTTACCCAACACGGGCCGTCATAACCACCATGAAGGAGCGAAGAATGGGCCGCATTATGTTTGTGTCCTCCCAAGCAGGCCAGATCGGCCTGTTTGGATACACCGCCTACTCCCCATCCAAGTTTGCTCTGCGTGGCTTAGCAGAGTCGCTGCAGATGGAG ATAAAGCCATACAATATCTATGTGACTGTGGCCTACCCCCCTGACACTGAGACTCCAGGATTAGCTGAGGAAAATAAGACCAAG CCTCTAGAGACCAAATTAATCTCTGAAACTTCTGGAGTTTGTCAACCAGACCAAGTAGCCAAAATCATTGTTCGGGATGCAGTG CAGGGGAACTTTAACAGCTCTGTGGGACCCGATGGTTACATGCTATCAGCCCTCACCTGTGGAATGTCACCTGTTACATCCATCACAGAAGGCCTCCAGCAG ATTGTTACCATGGGATTATTTCGGACCATCGCCCTCTTCTACCTGGGGAGTTTTGACAGCATTGTGCGCCGCTGTATGATTCAGAGGGAGCAGTCAAAAGCCGCTGACAAGAGGGAGTAG